The following coding sequences are from one Capsicum annuum cultivar UCD-10X-F1 chromosome 3, UCD10Xv1.1, whole genome shotgun sequence window:
- the LOC107863583 gene encoding stearoyl-[acyl-carrier-protein] 9-desaturase, chloroplastic, with the protein MALKLNPPTFQSIKTTTFPCSPLRSHRVFMASTLRPLSVEGGNVKKPFGPPREVHVQVTHSMPPEKREIFDSLHDWAENNILVHLKPVEKCWQASDFLPDPASEGFEEQVKELRQRCKEIPDDYFVVLVGDMITEEALPTYQTMLNTLDGVRDETGASLTPWAIWTRAWTAEENRHGDLLNKYLYLSGRVDMRQIEKTIQYLIGSGMDPRTENNPYLGFIYTSFQERATFISHGNTARHAKEHGDMKLAQVCGIIAADEKRHETAYTKIVEKLFEVDPDGTVLAVADMMRKKISMPAHLMYDGRDDNLFEHFSAVAQRLGVYTAKDYADILEFLVGRWEIENLTGLSGEGNKAQDYVCGLAPRIRKLEERAQARAKQKAPVPFSWVFGRDIKL; encoded by the exons ATGGCTCTGAAACTCAATCCTCCGACGTTTCAATCCATTAAAACGACTACGTTTCCGTGTTCCCCACTCAGATCTCATAGAGTTTTCATGGCTTCAACACTTCGTCCCCTTTCTGT GGAAGGTGGAAATGTGAAGAAGCCATTCGGTCCTCCACGAGAGGTGCATGTTCAAGTTACACATTCCATGCCGCCAGAGAAGCGTGAAATTTTTGATTCCCTGCATGATTGGGCTGAGAATAATATCTTGGTTCACTTAAAGCCTGTCGAGAAGTGTTGGCAGGCCAGTGATTTTCTTCCTGATCCTGCCTCGGAAGGATTTGAAGAGCAAGTCAAGGAGCTGAGGCAGAGGTGCAAGGAAATTCCTGATGACTACTTTGTTGTATTAGTTGGAGATATGATCACAGAGGAGGCTCTTCCTACTTATCAAACAATGCTTAACACCCTAGATGGCGTTCGTGATGAAACTGGCGCCAGCCTAACTCCTTGGGCTATTTGGACGAGGGCATGGACTGCTGAGGAAAATAGGCATGGTGACCTTctcaacaaatatttatatctttctgGAAGAGTTGATATGAGGCAAATTGAGAAGACAATTCAGTACCTCATTGGTTCAGGGATG GATCCTCGCACGGAGAACAACCCGTATCTGGGTTttatctacacttccttccaagAGAGGGCTACCTTCATTTCTCATGGAAATACAGCTCGGCATGCTAAGGAGCATGGGGACATGAAGCTAGCACAGGTATGTGGTATAATTGCTGCAGATGAGAAGCGCCACGAGACTGCATATACCAAGATTGTGGAGAAgctatttgaagttgacccagaTGGCACTGTATTGGCTGTCGCGGACATGATGAGGAAAAAAATATCGATGCCAGCTCATCTTATGTATGATGGCCGGGATGATAACCTCTTCGAACACTTCTCTGCTGTAGCTCAACGCCTTGGTGTATACACTGCGAAGGATTATGCAGATATTCTTGAATTTCTGGTGGGAAGATGGGAAATAGAGAATTTGACTGGTCTTTCTGGTGAAGGAAACAAAGCGCAAGATTATGTATGTGGTCTGGCTCCGCGAATTAGAAAATTGGAGGAAAGGGCACAAGCCCGGGCCAAGCAGAAGGCTCCTGTTCCTTTCAGCTGGGTATTTGGTAGAGATATTAAGCTTTGA